In the Oceanispirochaeta sp. M1 genome, one interval contains:
- a CDS encoding uroporphyrinogen decarboxylase family protein codes for MNKMTGLERCQAVLNFETPDRVPVVPQTFMFAAETAGYKIGDINNNGKKMAESHIVSQNKYGYDGCVIDIDDASLAEACGARVIFDNPDEPAIVDEHNPLVSDLRQVKDLKLPNPLKDGRLPAWLEATERLVDSIGDHVFVMGRSDPGPFSLLCFLRGTQNLMMDLMTEDPEILWEAMDWCRKASLSFSKAQKDAGAHATSIGDAYAGPNLISPAMYKQFAWEHEKTLCRQVQDYGIPWSLHICGNTNGILEDMVNTGAKILELDWQVDMKEASKIAAGKAVLMGNLDPSEPLVLGTPNDVDLKVKELIDATGGKNLFLSSGCAMGRFTPEANMRALVHAAEKYGTFDI; via the coding sequence ATGAACAAAATGACAGGTCTTGAGAGATGTCAGGCTGTATTGAACTTTGAAACACCTGATAGAGTTCCCGTGGTTCCACAAACATTTATGTTTGCAGCGGAAACAGCGGGATATAAAATTGGTGACATTAATAACAATGGGAAAAAAATGGCAGAAAGCCATATTGTCAGTCAGAATAAATATGGATATGACGGTTGCGTTATCGATATAGATGATGCTTCTCTGGCTGAAGCCTGCGGGGCCAGAGTTATTTTTGACAATCCTGATGAACCGGCAATTGTTGATGAGCATAATCCACTTGTAAGTGATTTAAGACAGGTTAAAGATCTCAAGCTTCCTAACCCTCTAAAAGATGGACGTCTCCCGGCGTGGTTGGAAGCCACAGAAAGGCTGGTTGATTCAATTGGCGATCATGTCTTTGTTATGGGACGATCTGATCCCGGGCCATTTTCACTGCTCTGTTTTTTAAGGGGAACCCAGAATCTAATGATGGACCTTATGACTGAAGATCCGGAGATTCTCTGGGAAGCAATGGACTGGTGTCGAAAAGCCAGTTTAAGCTTTTCCAAGGCCCAGAAAGATGCAGGAGCTCATGCTACTTCCATCGGTGATGCTTATGCCGGTCCGAATCTCATTAGTCCTGCTATGTATAAGCAATTTGCCTGGGAGCATGAAAAGACATTATGCAGGCAGGTTCAGGACTATGGAATTCCATGGAGTCTTCATATTTGCGGGAATACAAATGGAATACTGGAAGATATGGTGAATACGGGTGCAAAAATCCTAGAACTGGACTGGCAGGTGGATATGAAAGAAGCAAGCAAAATTGCTGCCGGGAAAGCGGTTCTAATGGGAAATCTCGACCCCAGCGAACCCCTTGTACTTGGAACCCCCAATGATGTTGACCTGAAGGTCAAAGAGCTTATTGATGCAACAGGAGGAAAAAATCTCTTCCTTTCCAGCGGTTGTGCCATGGGTCGATTTACTCCGGAAGCCAATATGAGAGCCCTGGTTCATGCGGCAGAGAAATACGGGACATTTGATATTTAA
- a CDS encoding ABC transporter permease: MSNSYAKTISLKQNKYSISRSGIVQFIRENMGILIGLTLLCVILAFQSPVFLSKNNVLNVLRQVATNLYIACAMTMIIILGGIDLSVGSIIALSGVVTGGMMAFDGASLVFAVICGLAVGLLVGGFNGYVISTTTIPPFIVTLATMNIARGAAYVYTGGQPIRVMSDSFNFIGAGYLGEIPMPIIYLVAIVLLSVFIMSKSKLGRHIYAVGGNHQAALFSGIKTKRVTFFAYTFSGLMAAIAGIVLASRMFSGQPTAGQGAEMDAIAAVVLGGTSMSGGAGKIGGTVIGALVIGVLSNGLNLMGINSFWQYIVKGVVILIAVYVDCFKKKTK; encoded by the coding sequence ATGAGTAATAGCTATGCTAAAACCATTAGCTTAAAACAGAATAAATACAGTATTTCCAGAAGCGGTATCGTTCAGTTTATCCGAGAAAATATGGGGATACTGATTGGGTTGACCCTGCTATGTGTGATACTGGCGTTTCAGTCGCCTGTATTCCTCTCAAAAAATAACGTATTGAATGTGTTAAGACAGGTTGCAACAAACCTTTATATAGCCTGTGCTATGACAATGATCATTATATTAGGCGGCATCGATCTGTCTGTCGGTTCGATAATAGCTTTATCGGGAGTAGTCACCGGAGGGATGATGGCCTTTGACGGAGCCTCTCTGGTTTTTGCTGTAATATGTGGTCTGGCTGTCGGTCTGCTTGTGGGAGGGTTTAACGGCTATGTTATATCTACCACAACCATTCCTCCCTTTATTGTAACACTTGCTACCATGAATATTGCCCGGGGAGCTGCCTATGTCTATACAGGCGGTCAGCCTATTCGTGTTATGTCGGATAGCTTCAATTTTATTGGTGCCGGTTATCTTGGAGAAATCCCCATGCCGATTATTTACCTGGTGGCGATTGTGCTTCTTTCAGTTTTTATAATGAGTAAATCCAAACTGGGACGTCATATATATGCAGTGGGTGGAAACCATCAGGCCGCACTGTTTTCAGGAATAAAAACAAAACGAGTCACATTCTTTGCCTACACTTTTTCAGGCTTGATGGCCGCCATTGCCGGAATAGTTCTGGCATCCCGCATGTTTTCCGGGCAGCCGACAGCTGGACAGGGTGCGGAAATGGATGCAATAGCAGCTGTTGTATTAGGCGGAACAAGCATGAGTGGAGGAGCCGGAAAAATCGGCGGTACCGTCATTGGTGCCCTGGTTATCGGTGTGCTCAGCAATGGTCTGAATCTGATGGGGATAAACTCTTTCTGGCAGTACATTGTGAAGGGTGTTGTTATTTTGATTGCTGTTTACGTGGATTGTTTTAAGAAAAAAACAAAGTAG
- a CDS encoding carbohydrate ABC transporter permease — translation MEKEKRNLIGLWFMMPAIVLVITFFFIPVIMTIGISTTDMSSVTGFSAWKWVGFKNYIKIAQHPDSITNFIATLKYVSITLIFFNVGLGLLIAIITNHLKKSIGGFFRAAWLLPRITPPVVYVLMWSMLAADAPYGVINQLFRIPFGLSTSNWVPEYAFLFIILINGYIGASFGMIIFSSAIEAIPQDIMVSSLVDGASYVQRIRHIIIPQLRWPLLFVVTYQTLSLLTSFEYIMILTDGNFNTEVWSLWSYHKALNNYWGNFQYGFGAALAAVLVLVGTLLGVVYMKYFKFDALVQEPKIDEL, via the coding sequence TTGGAAAAAGAAAAACGGAATCTGATAGGCCTGTGGTTTATGATGCCGGCCATCGTACTGGTTATCACTTTTTTCTTTATCCCTGTTATTATGACGATCGGTATTTCTACAACTGATATGAGTTCAGTAACAGGTTTTTCCGCATGGAAGTGGGTGGGCTTTAAAAATTATATTAAAATAGCCCAGCATCCCGATTCAATCACTAATTTCATTGCAACTTTGAAGTATGTCTCAATCACATTGATTTTTTTCAATGTAGGACTGGGGCTTTTAATAGCCATTATTACAAATCATCTGAAAAAAAGTATCGGTGGTTTTTTCAGGGCTGCCTGGCTCTTGCCCCGAATCACACCGCCGGTTGTTTACGTGCTGATGTGGTCCATGCTGGCTGCAGATGCACCATATGGTGTAATCAATCAGCTCTTTAGAATACCCTTCGGTTTGTCCACTTCAAACTGGGTTCCCGAATATGCATTTTTGTTTATCATTCTGATAAACGGCTATATCGGCGCTTCCTTCGGTATGATAATTTTTTCCTCTGCGATTGAAGCAATCCCTCAGGATATTATGGTCTCTTCACTGGTAGACGGGGCATCTTATGTACAGAGGATCAGACATATTATTATTCCTCAGCTTCGTTGGCCTCTGCTCTTTGTTGTCACTTATCAGACTCTGTCTCTGCTGACTTCTTTTGAGTACATCATGATACTGACAGATGGGAATTTCAATACAGAAGTCTGGTCTCTATGGTCCTATCACAAGGCTCTGAATAACTATTGGGGTAATTTCCAATATGGTTTCGGTGCAGCTCTGGCTGCCGTATTGGTTCTGGTCGGTACCCTCTTAGGTGTCGTATACATGAAATACTTTAAATTTGACGCTCTGGTGCAAGAGCCAAAAATTGACGAGCTCTAG
- a CDS encoding ABC transporter ATP-binding protein — protein MDVTLQNLTKKFGTETAVDKMNLDIKDGEFVAFLGPSGCGKTTTLLMTAGIYKPDGGEILFGDRLVNKLQPKDRNIGMVFQSYALYPHMSVFENIAFSMKLQKKPKKEMIREVDRVAGLLGIGHLLKRKPGQLSGGQQQRVALGRALIKKPELLLFDEPLSNLDARLRITMRSEIKRLQRDLGITSIYVTHDQVEAMTMADRVAVMKDGKLQAFMPPLELHEKPRTRFIAQFVGNPPMNLFNMELRSEGDSRYALNDQFSLNLDSSRTPGKGGKNIVLGIRPEDISFNSQSEIKAEILLVEPMGRDDLLQCRIGDTDISILADPKENHRSGNIIGIDFNNKAFQFFDPDTDKSLLWFD, from the coding sequence ATGGACGTAACACTTCAGAATCTTACAAAAAAATTCGGCACAGAAACTGCCGTTGATAAAATGAATCTAGATATAAAGGACGGTGAGTTTGTGGCATTTCTGGGGCCATCGGGCTGTGGAAAGACAACAACATTGCTCATGACCGCAGGAATCTATAAGCCCGACGGCGGAGAGATCCTGTTCGGAGACCGCCTGGTTAATAAACTGCAGCCTAAAGATCGTAATATCGGGATGGTATTTCAAAGCTATGCTCTTTATCCCCACATGTCAGTTTTTGAGAATATTGCATTCTCAATGAAACTGCAAAAAAAACCGAAAAAAGAGATGATTCGCGAGGTCGACCGAGTGGCCGGTTTGCTCGGTATAGGTCACTTGCTGAAAAGAAAGCCCGGCCAGCTCTCGGGAGGGCAGCAGCAGAGAGTCGCTCTGGGAAGGGCTTTGATTAAGAAACCGGAGCTTCTTTTGTTTGATGAGCCCCTTTCAAACCTGGATGCCCGGTTGAGGATTACCATGCGCAGCGAAATCAAAAGACTGCAGAGAGACCTGGGTATTACAAGTATCTATGTCACCCATGATCAGGTTGAAGCCATGACAATGGCTGATCGTGTCGCAGTGATGAAAGATGGTAAACTGCAGGCTTTTATGCCTCCCCTTGAGCTGCATGAAAAACCACGTACCAGATTTATTGCCCAGTTTGTGGGCAATCCGCCAATGAATCTATTCAATATGGAACTGCGCTCAGAAGGAGACAGCAGATACGCATTGAATGACCAATTTTCTCTGAATCTGGACTCTTCAAGAACTCCGGGTAAGGGGGGGAAGAATATTGTGCTCGGAATCCGCCCGGAGGATATCAGCTTCAATTCTCAATCGGAAATAAAAGCCGAGATTCTATTAGTAGAGCCAATGGGACGAGATGATCTTTTACAATGCAGAATAGGGGATACGGATATCTCAATACTTGCGGATCCGAAAGAAAATCATCGCAGCGGCAATATTATCGGGATTGATTTCAATAACAAGGCTTTTCAGTTCTTTGATCCGGATACGGATAAGTCTCTTCTCTGGTTTGATTGA
- a CDS encoding fatty acid desaturase, translating to MSDKQKIDWYKTPVEKKVFKNLTRRSNLRGLIHTLGFLFFLCVSGFSAFWSIQNLSLILICIVFMVHGVLFSFILNGFHELSHNTVFKSKKLNSFFYRLFSFLSWNNHVFFSESHRKHHFYTLHKDIDQEVSLPIELSAREFILRGFVNPQGFLETLFGTLILSLGIVKGKMYTGLGSFSAEWKESLFPGDGFKGRQQLINWARITLLGHLLILGASLYFGYWTIPLIVSLAPFYGSGFLYLLNPTQHKGMKGDVSDYRLNSRTILLNPFLRFLYWNMNYHIEHHMYAAVPFYNLGKLHTLIEHDLPEAPEGVIKTWIQIKKIEKK from the coding sequence ATGTCTGATAAGCAAAAAATTGACTGGTATAAAACACCCGTTGAGAAAAAAGTCTTTAAGAACTTAACCAGGAGAAGCAATTTAAGGGGGCTTATTCATACTCTTGGATTTCTCTTTTTTCTCTGTGTTTCAGGTTTCTCCGCTTTCTGGAGTATTCAGAATTTATCGTTGATTCTTATATGTATTGTTTTTATGGTTCACGGTGTTCTTTTTTCATTCATCCTTAACGGATTTCATGAGCTGAGTCATAATACAGTGTTCAAATCAAAGAAGTTGAACAGTTTTTTTTATAGACTGTTTAGTTTTCTCAGTTGGAACAATCATGTCTTTTTCAGCGAAAGCCATAGGAAACATCATTTCTATACTCTCCATAAAGATATTGACCAGGAAGTCTCATTGCCTATTGAATTGTCTGCCAGGGAGTTTATTCTCAGAGGGTTTGTTAATCCTCAGGGGTTTCTCGAAACATTATTCGGAACTCTAATACTTTCATTGGGAATTGTTAAAGGAAAAATGTATACCGGATTGGGATCATTTAGTGCTGAGTGGAAGGAGTCTCTTTTTCCGGGTGACGGTTTTAAGGGGCGTCAGCAATTAATCAACTGGGCGAGGATTACTCTTCTCGGTCATTTGCTTATTCTTGGGGCAAGTTTGTACTTTGGCTATTGGACAATACCTCTCATCGTGTCTCTGGCACCATTCTATGGTTCTGGATTTTTATATCTTCTAAACCCGACTCAGCACAAAGGGATGAAAGGGGATGTCTCTGACTACCGTTTAAACTCCCGGACAATACTATTAAATCCTTTTTTGAGGTTTCTCTATTGGAATATGAATTACCATATTGAGCATCATATGTATGCAGCTGTTCCATTCTATAATCTGGGTAAACTGCACACTCTTATAGAACACGACTTGCCCGAGGCTCCTGAAGGAGTGATTAAAACATGGATACAGATAAAAAAAATCGAAAAGAAATAA
- a CDS encoding LacI family DNA-binding transcriptional regulator, which produces MDKPIRLKNIADKLGISLSTVSRVLNDKPGISQKTRDLVMNELKQHKDDFTPIIKSTMPSNGRFIGIIGRQRVGQLDSVYFHHSTLAFDETLHKQGYQSLVIPVSEEDMENPSGLRALQSDSCDGYILRGQSLSPRFIMEIQSLGKPIVLLENNLTENRMNCVVCDDREGAFTLTEHLINREYKNIIHITGPERWYNNKQRIAGYTEAMNKAGLDTIILQRNDTTIQTGEKVFDDIIDLLKERTAVFAVNDAMAIGLLNRARQERIEIPSMMAIAGFDDIPWASMTYPPLTTTHIHIEKMGELAALRILQLLADPDSPAVEMKMPVDLVIRETT; this is translated from the coding sequence ATGGACAAGCCAATTAGACTTAAAAATATTGCGGACAAACTGGGAATCTCATTATCAACAGTATCCAGGGTTCTCAACGACAAACCGGGGATCAGTCAGAAAACTAGAGATCTCGTTATGAATGAATTGAAACAGCATAAAGATGATTTTACACCTATTATTAAGTCAACAATGCCGTCAAATGGCAGGTTCATTGGAATAATAGGAAGACAAAGAGTCGGACAGCTGGATTCTGTTTACTTTCATCATTCTACTCTTGCCTTTGATGAGACACTTCATAAACAAGGTTATCAGAGCCTTGTTATTCCTGTTTCAGAAGAGGATATGGAGAATCCTTCAGGATTAAGAGCTCTTCAGTCGGATAGCTGTGATGGTTACATTTTAAGAGGTCAGAGCCTCAGCCCCAGGTTCATAATGGAGATACAGTCACTGGGCAAACCAATTGTTCTTCTCGAAAATAACCTGACAGAGAACCGGATGAATTGTGTAGTCTGTGATGACAGGGAAGGAGCTTTCACCTTAACCGAACATTTAATAAACAGAGAATATAAAAATATCATTCATATAACAGGCCCTGAACGCTGGTATAACAACAAGCAGAGAATAGCAGGGTATACGGAAGCAATGAACAAAGCCGGGTTGGACACAATTATTCTGCAAAGAAATGATACAACCATACAAACCGGAGAAAAAGTATTTGATGACATAATAGATCTGCTCAAAGAGAGAACTGCTGTGTTTGCTGTTAATGATGCAATGGCCATCGGCCTGCTCAATCGAGCAAGACAGGAAAGAATTGAAATCCCTTCAATGATGGCAATTGCCGGTTTTGATGATATCCCATGGGCCTCTATGACCTACCCTCCTCTGACAACCACACATATTCATATTGAAAAGATGGGAGAATTAGCCGCCCTGCGGATTCTGCAGTTACTGGCCGATCCTGATTCTCCGGCCGTAGAGATGAAGATGCCTGTAGATTTAGTAATCAGAGAAACTACATGA
- a CDS encoding ABC transporter substrate-binding protein yields the protein MKKAIVVLLLVLMSLPLMATGSQEVKDGPETVTLAVWTREGGINHWRADLAVEAVEELNAQLKAEGSDITVEVEAYLDEGDWGNYKKKYSLAADAGEAPAIVCSGHEDIPVWSRAGYIVPVSDSVQGVKALAPQFDDIFDSLWQSSYWQNEVWGIPQDTEARPMYFSTTKLKMLGWDDARIAALPSDMAEGRFTLDDLLVTAKEAVDKGIVEPGYGYWHRPRKGGDFVQFYKAYGGEFYDADQDKLIIDRDALVNFYDFQRKTVTTGVTPGKYIGTEWKIWHDVVANNKALFWNGGTWMWADWAKNYAVGGEDTLWSNVGFGYEPSGIRGEKGVTLSHPLVYLVSSEDASGNKHQDLAIRLIALMSTTERNTRHAVESGHLGILKSQSDFAPYKESKFLADVTYLLDNNFYQPNHVMYGLWFDAFWEGMVSAEQGDKTPEQAADDAIKVMKIEIEDQLIVR from the coding sequence ATGAAAAAAGCAATAGTGGTTCTATTATTAGTGCTCATGTCTCTACCGCTTATGGCGACTGGATCTCAGGAGGTAAAGGACGGACCTGAAACAGTAACACTTGCTGTCTGGACAAGAGAAGGCGGAATAAATCATTGGAGAGCAGATCTTGCTGTAGAGGCAGTTGAGGAGTTAAATGCTCAGCTCAAGGCGGAAGGCAGCGATATTACAGTTGAAGTTGAAGCCTATCTGGATGAAGGTGATTGGGGTAATTATAAGAAAAAATATTCTCTGGCCGCCGATGCGGGCGAAGCTCCTGCAATTGTATGTTCCGGTCATGAAGATATTCCTGTCTGGAGCCGTGCCGGTTATATCGTTCCTGTCAGTGATTCAGTACAGGGTGTAAAAGCTCTGGCACCCCAGTTTGATGATATTTTCGACAGTCTCTGGCAGTCCTCGTATTGGCAGAATGAAGTATGGGGTATTCCACAGGATACTGAGGCTCGTCCCATGTACTTCAGTACTACAAAACTGAAGATGCTGGGATGGGATGATGCACGAATTGCTGCTCTTCCCTCAGATATGGCAGAAGGTCGTTTTACTCTTGATGATCTGCTTGTAACTGCAAAAGAAGCAGTGGATAAAGGAATTGTTGAACCTGGTTACGGATACTGGCACAGACCTCGAAAGGGTGGCGACTTTGTCCAGTTCTACAAAGCTTATGGCGGAGAATTTTATGATGCAGATCAGGATAAACTGATCATCGATCGTGATGCTCTTGTAAATTTCTATGATTTTCAGAGAAAAACAGTCACAACAGGTGTAACCCCTGGAAAGTACATAGGTACAGAGTGGAAAATCTGGCATGATGTTGTCGCAAATAACAAGGCTCTGTTCTGGAACGGTGGAACCTGGATGTGGGCGGACTGGGCAAAAAACTATGCAGTCGGCGGAGAAGATACCCTTTGGTCAAACGTTGGCTTTGGTTATGAACCTTCCGGAATCAGAGGTGAAAAAGGGGTAACTCTCTCACATCCTCTGGTCTATCTTGTATCCAGTGAAGATGCTTCTGGAAATAAGCATCAGGATCTGGCAATACGTCTTATTGCTCTGATGTCAACGACCGAAAGGAATACCCGTCATGCCGTAGAAAGCGGTCATCTGGGAATCCTTAAATCTCAGAGTGATTTTGCACCCTACAAAGAGAGCAAATTTCTTGCGGATGTGACATATCTTCTGGATAATAACTTCTATCAGCCCAATCATGTTATGTACGGACTCTGGTTCGATGCATTCTGGGAAGGTATGGTTTCTGCAGAACAGGGAGATAAAACACCCGAGCAGGCAGCAGATGATGCAATTAAGGTAATGAAAATTGAGATTGAAGATCAGCTGATTGTTCGCTGA
- a CDS encoding glycerophosphodiester phosphodiesterase family protein, with the protein MLIIGHRGASEIAPENTLKSIRMALESEVDMIEIDVSICKSGEAIVMHDDRIDATTDGKGFIRDKTLREIKTLDAGKGEEVPTLQEVIDLIDSRCPLNIEIKGRGSAEEVSRILEIEILKKGRRWDDFLISSFDHFELAEFKKLRTEVRISPIISCLPLGLASLAENIGAWSLNLNKETINKEIVDDAHSKGLKVLVFTINEPEELALMEELGVDGIFTNNKLRVLSLK; encoded by the coding sequence ATGCTAATAATCGGACACAGAGGAGCTTCTGAAATTGCTCCGGAAAATACACTGAAGTCAATCAGAATGGCTTTGGAATCAGAAGTTGATATGATTGAAATTGATGTTTCAATCTGTAAAAGCGGAGAAGCAATTGTCATGCACGATGACAGAATCGATGCGACAACAGACGGTAAGGGATTTATCAGAGATAAGACTCTCAGGGAAATCAAAACTCTTGATGCCGGAAAGGGCGAAGAGGTACCCACTCTGCAGGAAGTGATAGATCTGATTGACAGCCGCTGTCCTCTTAATATTGAGATTAAAGGGAGAGGATCGGCTGAGGAAGTCTCCAGGATACTGGAAATAGAAATTTTAAAAAAAGGCCGCCGCTGGGATGATTTTCTCATATCCTCATTCGATCATTTCGAACTGGCAGAATTTAAGAAACTAAGAACAGAGGTACGTATATCACCCATTATCAGCTGTCTGCCCCTGGGCCTTGCTTCTCTTGCAGAGAATATCGGTGCCTGGTCTCTCAATCTGAATAAAGAGACTATCAATAAAGAAATTGTGGATGATGCCCATTCAAAGGGACTGAAAGTTCTGGTATTCACCATCAATGAGCCCGAAGAACTGGCTTTAATGGAAGAATTGGGAGTAGACGGAATATTCACAAACAATAAGTTAAGAGTCCTCTCCCTGAAATAG
- a CDS encoding uroporphyrinogen decarboxylase family protein has protein sequence MKEMTSLERCRAVLDHQIPDRVPVVPQTFMFAAETAGFKIGNINNNGKKMAESHIISQEKYGYDGCVIDMDDASLAEACGAKVIFDNPDEPAIIDEHNPLVTDLRQFKDMRLPDPLKDGRLPAWLEATDELITAIGDRVFVMGRSDQGPFDLLCLLRGTENLMMELITEDPEVIWDALDWCRKASFRFSKAQKDAGAHATSIGDAYAGPNLISPAMYKQFAWEHEKTLCEQVQDYGIPWSLHICGNTNDILEDMVNTGARILEIDWQVDIKKASEIVNGRSVLMGNIDPSDPLVHGSPESVDQKAREIIEATGGRNLFLSSGCAMGRFTPEANMRALVQAAKKYGTFN, from the coding sequence ATGAAAGAAATGACAAGCTTAGAGAGATGCCGGGCTGTTTTGGATCACCAGATACCCGATAGAGTTCCTGTTGTTCCGCAAACATTCATGTTTGCTGCAGAAACAGCCGGATTCAAAATCGGAAATATAAATAATAACGGAAAAAAGATGGCCGAAAGCCATATAATAAGCCAGGAGAAATACGGCTATGACGGTTGTGTTATTGATATGGATGACGCCTCATTAGCCGAGGCATGCGGAGCAAAGGTGATCTTTGACAACCCCGATGAGCCGGCTATTATTGATGAGCACAATCCCCTGGTAACAGATCTCCGGCAGTTCAAGGATATGAGACTTCCTGATCCTTTAAAGGATGGAAGGCTGCCGGCCTGGCTGGAAGCAACTGATGAACTCATTACTGCTATTGGAGACAGGGTGTTTGTAATGGGACGATCGGATCAGGGACCTTTTGATCTTCTCTGTCTTCTCAGGGGAACGGAAAACCTGATGATGGAATTGATTACAGAGGATCCCGAGGTTATATGGGATGCTCTGGACTGGTGTCGAAAAGCCAGTTTCCGCTTTTCTAAAGCACAGAAAGATGCAGGAGCTCATGCGACTTCCATCGGTGATGCCTATGCCGGTCCGAATCTCATCAGTCCGGCTATGTACAAGCAATTTGCCTGGGAGCATGAAAAGACATTATGCGAGCAGGTTCAAGACTATGGAATCCCATGGAGTCTCCATATTTGCGGGAATACCAATGACATTCTTGAGGATATGGTCAATACAGGTGCCAGAATACTGGAAATTGACTGGCAGGTCGATATAAAGAAGGCCTCTGAAATTGTGAATGGGAGATCTGTACTCATGGGAAACATTGACCCAAGTGATCCCCTTGTTCATGGCAGCCCTGAATCGGTTGATCAAAAAGCTCGGGAAATAATCGAAGCCACCGGAGGAAGAAATCTTTTTCTTTCAAGCGGTTGTGCCATGGGTCGATTTACTCCAGAAGCCAATATGAGAGCCCTGGTTCAAGCTGCAAAAAAATACGGAACCTTCAACTGA
- a CDS encoding carbohydrate ABC transporter permease, producing MKLKKDNFTWLSVLTLIIFTAPIILGYLWLFISTFSERTYGLKPVDINGNFGGLTLKNWAFLGEPDIWLITANTFLMATFLTMGVLLISSLAGYALSRVNFKGRKTFLSMTLILHAFPSVTLLIAIYFVLRFISGIPFLGMLFGYNTIGGVVLVSIALQLPLGIWLMKGFFDGVSWDLERAALIDGCSRWRCWWQIMIPQIKPGLAALSIFSFMTGWSSFLIPYTFLTKGNKAVLSTYLNAMMSSDTVSIQYGVLAAIGLFQLIPILLFYSFTQKYLMKIFSGGSHGGV from the coding sequence ATGAAATTAAAAAAAGATAATTTTACCTGGCTCTCGGTGCTTACTCTGATAATTTTTACAGCTCCGATCATACTTGGGTATCTGTGGCTCTTCATTTCTACTTTTTCTGAACGTACTTATGGTTTGAAACCGGTAGATATAAATGGCAATTTTGGTGGTTTGACACTGAAAAACTGGGCCTTTTTAGGCGAGCCGGATATCTGGCTTATTACAGCGAATACATTTCTGATGGCCACTTTTCTGACGATGGGAGTATTACTTATCTCATCTCTGGCAGGATATGCTCTCTCCAGGGTTAATTTCAAAGGAAGAAAAACATTTCTTTCCATGACCCTTATATTGCATGCTTTTCCAAGTGTAACCCTTCTGATTGCCATCTATTTTGTTCTCCGATTTATCTCGGGAATACCCTTTCTGGGAATGCTCTTTGGATACAATACGATAGGGGGTGTCGTTTTAGTCAGTATTGCTCTGCAGCTCCCCCTGGGAATATGGCTGATGAAAGGTTTTTTTGATGGTGTCTCCTGGGATCTGGAACGTGCTGCTCTGATAGACGGCTGTTCTCGATGGAGATGCTGGTGGCAGATAATGATACCGCAGATTAAACCGGGACTGGCCGCTCTTTCGATCTTCTCGTTTATGACAGGATGGAGTTCATTTCTGATCCCCTATACTTTTCTGACGAAAGGTAATAAGGCCGTCCTTTCAACCTATCTGAACGCAATGATGAGCAGTGATACTGTTTCGATTCAATATGGCGTATTGGCAGCAATAGGATTGTTTCAGCTGATACCTATTCTGCTTTTTTACTCATTTACACAAAAATATCTTATGAAAATCTTCAGTGGCGGCAGCCATGGCGGCGTTTAA